In a single window of the Zerene cesonia ecotype Mississippi unplaced genomic scaffold, Zerene_cesonia_1.1 Zces_u005, whole genome shotgun sequence genome:
- the LOC119838798 gene encoding uncharacterized protein LOC119838798 gives MSDGIEAGAGLAWRLLATLEGGSILLATSALIAYTARARVRKHKRRRDVKTVLVTNTTNSLGKEVKRRLEACGCIVHTVPGEATSNSRVDALLVIGAETRPGLDGIAKLVSADVYDNLKLLESLSHLVQRGGCIAWASAGALDDVYSEATRAFDAVLRASLNYVAKKSRCEAIWIDKDESIERVAENIIAALVPCDTRQNTSVQPYPIRNIAVQISKFFGRWFKIIT, from the exons ATGTCAGATGGTATCGAAGCCGGCGCCGGACTGGCGTGGCGCTTGCTTGCCACCCTCGAGGGAGGCTCCATATTACTGGCCACGTCCGCATTGATAGCTTATACCGCTAGAGCCAGAGTTAGGAAACATAAGCGACGCAGGGACGTGAAGACTGTTCTT gtaacaaacacaacaaactCACTCGGCAAGGAAGTGAAGCGACGTCTGGAGGCGTGCGGTTGCATAGTGCACACAGTACCGGGGGAGGCGACTAGCAACTCCCGAGTCGATGCGCTTCTAGTTATAGGCGCCGAGACTAGGCCCGGCTTGGACGGCATCGCTAAGTTGGTTTCAGCTGACGTTTACGATAATTTaaag TTACTGGAATCACTATCACATTTAGTGCAACGTGGTGGATGTATTGCCTGGGCATCAGCGGGTGCCCTGGACGACGTTTACAGTGAGGCCACGCGCGCGTTCGACGCAGTGCTTCGAGCCAGCTTGAACTACGTCGCTAAGAA ATCTCGCTGCGAAGCTATTTGGATCGACAAAGATGAGAGCATAGAACGGGTAGCAGAAAACATAATCGCTGCTCTTGTGCCCTGTGACACGAGGCAAAATACAAGTGTACAACCGTACCCCATAAG gAATATTGCAGTACAAATAAGCAAGTTTTTTGGGCGatggtttaaaataattacgtag
- the LOC119838762 gene encoding uncharacterized protein LOC119838762 has protein sequence MEEELSENELEERMYSTLHYVDDTQANSTDSLNAKDGEQIDIVPRSTVRRYWRTSGDQNTQYRKVNSPQTTANNTEKQQQNPKLNEAKQQKLNQQNNNQSKCKPSEINPSKSKPEEKDQPPKEEKSNLSNETADLSIFQQPVSKNLKKTIEILDIDDDCRVVDIQSSDEDEVIEVALPPKPTITIESSDEDEICPVTIVSPSKENNGKNISESRVLREVSSSPVPSVVSSVSDEFIRGDCIALNISSRHNNNQSFDFGLHGTDLLGQTPLKKKKKKNKNSATSTPIPNQIVTSINNSVDSCFATPKSKAKNKKKAKASKSQKNIMNVDCYDSDSNLSLIESNKSYTVTEKSFPSADVYESDSNQSVQIKVQSTKHQEISSTEVDSSDGSVTDKPEEVNTIPSNVINDSDVTIINDSDLVDLTAPEPVIDENIVMANVTGFPEDDDDELIDVDSATKLGSTKIPAILCEDLDFDNLKGNQVFKRRRYSLTTLRAEMEKFYNESWGGENFNHREIQKNMSRDKSLWVIDPKDRMPSMTKRKITCNYCNRIGHRDDACKWKPPLCFMCGSEGHYEPRCPRKICVNCGSPNHIYSNMCRNCSNWHNINCKECGQNGHPASHCPDIWRRYHNTIDVTLKLEQNLQTKKHYQHFCSGCTRRGHLVHACRNTLPFSGLPINSPYVFSYNPIYTNIPNENINPNRNKNVQPDTTIVVDSPNSRMDRNKRQSKSPVVHETHLNKKRLTSVSESGDAGRNPKSPLIHNKNAPQNQVDSAKCIVTNKSSITEESNKNTNVEAAPDFIPINNSNHNEKGQIIQDNEVSDTSEVITSARIYLTSEMKEALKTEEGKNWLKEAKDRNKITIDFNDADIFVSIMGSVGDQEAFQSELREWTRSKHLDQSHTEVNKSKQYQPQLCVDMPRKRITLLKKVTEALESLNRNIGDPNTLFKELKYLQNRHGQLLKTKVVSSAQLDNNRDNMKRMMKKLNMILLGQAGLAGGMEHLSKLYDLQRRLTNLRQNTVSKTLRDEIGQHFHSIFSSLPRDDYADLVNKFYVGHNNTLTYKKKNDKVFRIGPKPQKKSVLFVPRNSDVRDAEETDKNAPKTRKLQKSLNKLVFYHRRLVNSSPADSKSIRTRHFLVQKLHNNIARLGTLTSISTTAVKKLQRIQDEAQMFLSNV, from the exons ATGGAAGAG GAGCTTAGCGAGAATGAATTGGAGGAGCGTATGTACTCTACTCTACATTATGTAGACGACACTCAGGCTAACAGTACGGACAGTTTGAACGCAAAAGATGGGGAACAAATTGACATCGTCCCTCGCAGTACCGTGCGTCGCTATTGGCGTACCAGTGGGGACCAAAATACACAATATCGAAAAGTAAATTCCCCACAAACAACAGCAAACAACACAGAAAAACAGCAACAGAATCCAAAACTAAATGAAGCAAagcaacaaaaattaaatcaacaaaacaataatcaatCAAAATGTAAACCTTCAGAAataaacccatcaaaatccaaaCCCGAAGAAAAAGATCAACCGCCTAAAGAGGAAAAATCTAATTTGTCAAATGAGACAGCAGATTTGTCCATATTTCAACAACCAgtatcaaaaaatttaaagaaaacaattgaaatattgGATATAGATGATGATTGTCGCGTAGTTGATATCCAGTCTAGTGATGAGGATGAAGTCATTGAAGTGGCCCTGCCACCTAAACCGACCATAACTATTGAGAGTTCAGATGAAGATGAAATATGTCCTGTAACCATTGTATCCCCATCTAAAGAGAATAATGGCAAAAATATCAGCGAGAGCAGGGTTTTAAGAGAAGTATCATCTAGCCCCGTCCCATCTGTGGTATCTTCTGTGTCTGATGAATTCATACGAGGAGACTGCATTGCACTAAACATATCCTCTCGACACAACAATAACCAAAGCTTTGATTTCGGTCTCCATGGCACTGATTTGCTTGGGCAGACGCCAttgaagaaaaagaagaagaaaaacaaaaatagtgCCACATCCACACCAATTCCCAATCAAATTGTTACAAGCATAAATAATTCAGTTGATTCCTGTTTTGCAACACCTAAAAGCAAAGCCAAGAATAAGAAAAAGGCAAAAGCAAGTAAGTcacagaaaaatattatgaatgtggaTTGTTATGATTCAGACAGTAATCTCTCTTTAATTGAATCAAACAAATCTTACACAGTAACTGAAAAGAGTTTCCCAAGTGCAGATGTATATGAATCAGATTCAAATCAATCCGTGCAAATTAAGGTTCAAAGCACAAAACATCAAGAGATATCAAGCACTGAAGTTGACAGTTCAGATGGTAGTGTCACTGATAAACCAGAAGAAGTAAATACAATTCCATCAAATGTTATCAATGATAGCGATGTAACTATCATTAACGATTCAGATCTGGTCGATCTGACTGCACCTGAACCAGTAATTGacgaaaatattgttatggCAAATGTAACCGGATTCCCagaggatgatgatgatgagctGATTGACGTTGACAGTGCAACGAAATTAGGTTCTACTAAGATTCCAGCTATACTCTGTGAAGACCTTGACTTCGATAATCTGAAAGGAAACCAAGTGTTCAAACGACGACGTTACTCCCTTACGACACTGCGAGCTGAAATGGAAAAATTCTATAATGAAAGTTGGGGTGGAGAGAACTTTAATCATAGAGAGATACAGAAAAATATGTCAC GTGATAAGAGTCTTTGGGTGATCGACCCAAAAGATAGAATGCCGTCAATGACAAAGAGGAAAATAAC gtgCAATTACTGCAATCGTATAGGGCATCGAGACGACGCGTGTAAGTGGAAGCCACCGCTGTGCTTCATGTGCGGCTCCGAGGGACACTATGAGCCGAGGTGTCCGCGGAAGATATGTGTTAAT TGCGGTTCACCCAACCACATATACTCGAACATGTGCCGCAACTGTTCCAACTGGCACAACATCAATTGCAAGGAGTGTGGCCAGAACGGGCACCCGGCTAGCCACTGTCCCGATATATGGCGTCGCTACCACAATACG attGATGTGACTCTGAAATTGGAACAAAACCTCCAAACCAAGAAGCATTACCAGCACTTCTGCAGTGGCTGCACCCGCCGTGGTCACTTGGTGCACGCCTGTCGTAACACCCTCCCCTTCTCCGGGCTACCCATTAACTCGCCCTATGTCTTTTCCTATAATCCCATATACACCAACATACCCAACGAAAACATAAATCCTAACAGGAACAAAAATGTTCAACCAGACACCACAATTGTGGTAGATTCACCAAATTCAAGAATGGATCGAAACAAGCGTCAATCGAAATCTCCCGTCGTGCACGAAACACATTTGAACAAGAAGAGGCTTACGAGTGTTTCCGAGTCGGGTGATGCCGGCAGAAATCCTAAAAGTCCcctaattcataataaaaatgccCCCCAAAATCAAGTAGATTCCGCCAAATGtatagtaacaaacaaaagttCCATTACCGAAGAgagtaataaaaacacaaatgtagAGGCCGCTCCTGACTTTATCCCGATCAATAATTCAAATCATAATGAAAAGGGACAAATCATACAGGACAATGAAGTCTCGGATACGAGCGAAGTTATTACTTCCGCACGAATTTATCTAACAAGCGAAATGAAAGAAGCTTTAAAAACAGAAGAGGGTAAAAATTGGTTGAAAGAAGCTAAAGATAGAAATAAGATCACTATAGACTTCAATGATGCAGACATATTTGTGAGTATTATGGGATCCGTTGGGGACCAGGAGGCTTTCCAATCAGAACTCAGAGAATGGACTCGAAGCAAACACCTGGATCAATCTCACAcagaagttaataaaagtaaacaatacCAGCCTCAACTGTGTGTTGACATGCCTCGAAAGCGAATAACGTTATTGAAAAAAGTCACTGAAGCTCTGGAATCGTTGAATAGAAATATTGGCGATCCCAACACACTATTCAAAGAGCTAAAGTACCTGCAGAATCGTCATGGGCAACTTTTGAAAACGAAAGTGGTTAGCTCCGCACAATTAGACAACAACAGGGATAACATGAAAAGGATGATGAAAAAGCTTAACATGATATTACTTGGCCAAGCAGGACTTGCCGGTGGGATGGAACATTTGAGTAAACTTTACGATTTACAAAGGAGGCTCACCAACCTAAGACAAAACACAGTATCGAAAACTTTACGCGATGAAATTGGACAACATTTCCACAGCATATTCTCGAGTTTACCACGCGACGATTATGCAGATCTGGTCAACAAATTCTATGTTGGCCACAATAACACATTAACTTATAAGAAAAAGAATGACAAGGTGTTCAGGATTGGTCCCAAGCCGCAGAAAAAATCTGTGCTATTTGTTCCAAGGAACAGTGACGTACGAGACGCCGAGGAAACCGATAAAAATGCACCAAAAACTCGGAAACTCCAGAAATCCTTAAACAAGCTGGTATTCTATCACAGGAGACTGGTCAATTCTTCGCCTGCAGATTCGAAGTCTATAAGGACACGTCATTTTTTGGTGCAGAAACTCCACAACAATATTGCAAGATTGGGGACTTTAACCAGCATTTCGACCACAGCTGTGAAAAAATTGCAAAGAATACAAGATGAGGCGCAAATGTTCTTGTCTAATGTCTAA